The stretch of DNA GTAGAACTTCCGGCCGTCCTCGAGCGATCCGTGGATGGTGAAGATCGCGTCCGCCTGCGCGGCCCCGAATTCGCGGCCCTCGTCGGAATCGCCGGCCTGCAGCAGCACCGGATGCCCCTGCGGGCTCCGCGGAATCGTGAATCGTCCCCGGAGGTCGAACTGCGCGCCGGAGTGCACCACCTCGCGGATCGACCGGTCGGGGGCGAACACTCCCCGGGCGCGGTCGATCTGCAGCGCGTCCTGATCCCAGCTGTCCCAGAACTTCCGGGCACCCTCGATCACTTCACCGGCGCGGACGTAGCGGTCCGCCTTGTCGAGATATCCGCCGCGCCGGAAGTTCTCCCCCGTGAACGCGTCCGAGGATGTGACCATGTTCCAGGCGGCCCGGCCGCCGGACAGGTGGTCGAGCGAGGCGAATTGCCGTGCCAGCTCGTACGGTTCGTTGAACGTGGTGTTGATCGTCCCGGCCAGGCCCAGGTGGGTGGTGGCTCCGGCGAGTGCGCCGAGCACCGTCAACGTATCGGGCCGGCCCACCACGTCGAGATCGTGGATCCGGCCCCGGTGCTCACGCAGGCGCAGGCCCTCGGCGAGGAAGAAGAAGTCGAACAGGCCGCGTTCGGCGGTCTCCGCGAGGTGCACGAATGAGTCGAAGTCGATCTGGCTCTTCGAGGCGGGGTCGCTCCACACGGTGGTGTTGTTGACGCCGGGAAAATGGGCGGCGAGGTGAATCTGCTTGCGCTGGTTGCTCATGCGGTCAGTCCTGTCCGGCGAATCGGTTGGCGGGACGGGTGAAGCCGAGCCGCTCCCGGAGCACCCCGGCACCCGGCCCCGGGTTGTCCGACCGCAGCAGGGGCAGGACTTTCTCGGCGATCGCGTCCAGGCCGGACGGCAGTGCGAGCGGGCGGAGCGTGACGCCGTCGACGTCCTCGGCGGTCACGTCGGCGATCAGCCGGGCCAGTCCCGCCGCGTCACCGCGGTAGAGCACCGACTCCGGCTCGTACCCGCTGCCGGACCAGTTCTCGAGCTGGGCGAGGTCGCGTTCCGCCGCGTCGGCGGTCTCGGCGATCACCACCTCGACGTCCAGCAGGATCCGCAGCAAGGCGGAGTCCCGGCCCGCCTCGGCGGCGGCACGTCGCACCCGGTCTGCGGCGTCACGTGCCGCGT from Rhodococcus opacus B4 encodes:
- a CDS encoding NtaA/DmoA family FMN-dependent monooxygenase (This protein belongs to a clade of FMN-dependent monooxygenases, within a broader family of flavin-dependent oxidoreductases, the luciferase-like monooxygenase (LMM) family, some of whose members use coenzyme F420 rather than FMN.) produces the protein MSNQRKQIHLAAHFPGVNNTTVWSDPASKSQIDFDSFVHLAETAERGLFDFFFLAEGLRLREHRGRIHDLDVVGRPDTLTVLGALAGATTHLGLAGTINTTFNEPYELARQFASLDHLSGGRAAWNMVTSSDAFTGENFRRGGYLDKADRYVRAGEVIEGARKFWDSWDQDALQIDRARGVFAPDRSIREVVHSGAQFDLRGRFTIPRSPQGHPVLLQAGDSDEGREFGAAQADAIFTIHGSLEDGRKFYSDVKGRLAKYGRGHDDLKVLPAATFVLGDSAADAAERADHIRRQQVGPHTAIAFLEQIWGRDLSGYDPDGPLPEVEPAEDSTITRGRVRHAKDPREIAAQWRSKAEAEKLSIRELIIAVTTRQQFVGTPTQVAEEIDRYVQADACDGFILVPHLTPAGLDEFVEKVVPELQDRGSFRTEYSGTTLRSHLGLRHPHHQTEGVRAS